One Danio rerio strain Tuebingen ecotype United States chromosome 7, GRCz12tu, whole genome shotgun sequence genomic window, GAactcatttgtcccatttttgacagtatgaATCATACATTGTGAAAATATCCAAtaaaagaaggctttaagactaatttaattagtaattatcattaaaatgaataaattctgAGGAAATCAGCtggtcagtttgttatttgcctataggctgtacagtttttaatttaaaacaagtttttacGGATTCCTAATAGTTTTCTTTATATGACAAAAGATAATAAATTGGTAATTTTTTAGTAATTTACATTTCtttgttcaaaacattttattaaaattttttttggtaaacaaacTATCATGGAAAGCACTTCACAAAAATGTAAGAAATTGTGTGAAcaaaaagtgtggtaatgatCACTATCAAGCTAAATTTAGTGCTTAAAACATCACTGAAATGCAGTATTTTAAcctcataatttaataaaaaataaaaaattctttttgagaaaaaagaacgaCCCATTTtaataggctggctacgggcATGTTCCagctgggaaacagccatacacacatgcattcatacactatggccaatttactttatttaattcatttatagtgcatgtgtttgggctgcgggggaaaccggagcacccggaagaaacccacacaaacacaaggaaaacatgcaaGCTCCATGTATAAGAACACAAATACAAGTGTAGAATTAAATAGGCTACTCACAGAGAAGGAGAGGCAGTGCACTGGAGCCCATCCTGTAGCAGACTATTTTTAACAGAGCGCTGTGTGCTAAAAGAAAAAGCGGAGGGAGGAGGGGACAAAACTCTCCACAAGACATACATTCTCTCTTTATTTGTCATCAATGTTGTTGAGCTCAGTTACATGAGCTTTATTCCGGTAATTCTCCTCATGCCGTCACATCCACACATACAGTCTACAGTAATCATTGTACGCCCCGGATCTCTTTTGAAATATCTGGCGGattgttttggttttgtcttTTGCACAAACTGATTGTTGCTCGAGATCTTGGAATCGCTCCATTAAACTTGATTGTAAGCCttgtttaaccagttaaactctgctgttattttgggatttccgcctggattttgcctacccaaatttaaaagcttcccaaatccacatgcagaggtgtaaatgcgaaaatttggtatcattttaaagaaaaccctttgaattttcaaaaaacactattgaaagtgtttaaaatatctgtatatgttgtctgtgaaataataaacacctaaaaaaaaagaggcgctttttgtatttttataaacttaaatttgaaagtgtaccttttaggttctgtgtggtctagggtgctgtTATTAATTTGGTGGtgtctgcacatgtctgtaatcatatgaaaaaacaaaaatgtctctatcataatccatgcaaaagttattgcattccaactgatgagaggtgctgtacaaaccacagggatcgatcattgttttcatatttcactattcttttgtttgatcaaacataattgaCTGTTTGGACCACATCCGACATattaaaggattacttatgcacatcagctcaaaaacagaggtgaaatggccatgaagcgcacagcataaggtaagagatgacagctgtctgtgctatctggggctgcttattgatcataaatgtattgttttcacttctgagCCATGGAAACAGAGCGATTTATTtacaacttgtacatgtgtcatatgaaaaatatgaaaatgaaccaatgttcaatacccagcttgggtatccaaaatactgtgtatttaagtgtaaataacttttgtacagtagaataaaaaccaaagtgatgcgtgtgcataaaatatagaatctacactttcaaacgacatcacttacgggggtctggtgcaatgctagccctttaaatcttaaagtgaaTGTAGATAACTGATGAGGATTTCCGGATTTCAAAGCTCCTCCCCCACTGAAAAAGCAAGAAGCAAGTCTGGACCAGTTTTAGGCAGACTGTTTGgcacaaattacattttaaggtGAGATGtctgagttttatttatttccaaATCCATTTTTTCCATTccactagagcaggggtctcaaactcgcggcccgcgggccatttgcggccctcagtgcaatattttgtggcccgcgccgacagctgtacactgacagaatcagcggagcggggagagagagcgctccccgctccggtgattctatccgtacacagcggtcactggcattccccgcccgccgtgtaaacaaaggggcggtgatgccggtgacgtcaccacgcaccccgcccctttgttagaagctgtgacgggcgggaagtgttaggagggaacttgcgtggccagaaccaaggtaagctgttcccgcccctgcctgccacttagctacctatctgcagcctgccacctacctagctacagcctgcatcttatatatattataggtagacacagactggtacagactgatgtgactggagtggggtgggggtgttttatttatacatatatacgccttttttttaggtgagggaatgaaagttttgagtgagtctagacaggtctggacttaatgatgatcatcttcaagccatactgagggtctcaactgcttccgctctaaagccaaatgtggttcagatttgtgagaagaagcgctgtcaagtctctggcagcaagaagtaggcaaaagatgccatgttcagaagaactgttcataatcttcactcaatgttctattaatgttcaggacacttcatgctcagaagaaataattaaatctgttaataatgacattttgtgaaatcccttatgcggcccagcctcacccagactttgcctcctgcggcccccaggtaaattgagtttgagacccttgCACTAGAGTGTTGTCTACTCCTAGTAAAACAGTTGATGTTAGCAGTGTTTTTTGACTCAACGTTTTTTTCTTGCTTTACAAGAATACACAAGAGTTTTAGGAGGAACTTATTATGCATGTCTTAATGAGGAGGCAAGTGATGACAATTGCCATTATTGGTGATCTGTCTAGTTTGGAACTGAACCACAAGATGGAAACCATCATAGTTGAGGGCATGCGAATCCTAAATAGAATGGATATCTCAAGCTGCTGCGGTCTGCTGATGGGCATAATATACACTCTGAATCTGAACTACCTCAAGGATTTTAAATACACTTGTGTAGTTTCACGAACTTGATTGACTTAAGCCCAGTGCAAAAATATCTCAAGAACATTGCTTTCTGAAATCTCTACTTATTTCAGAGTAAATTGGGTTCTTTATGTTGTTTcgtatttttaagtccacacgctgatgtttttttgttatttttcgcATCGTTTATATGAGACAGTACATATttttgtactgtaaaatactgaGACTgaggtttaaaacaaataaaaaaatactgtagaaCAAGAATGTTGTTGTTGAATGTGTTTGTTGCAAGCAActaaatgaacagtaaatttgaaaacacaattaacaatttcagctacttaatttatttgaggcTCTAAACTTAAAAACTTGCATGTATAATTATGGGAATTAAGCACGGAACActggatttattttaaattttaatttaaaaaaagtactgAACTTAAATAAATGGAGTTTATGCTATGTAAAGTGCCgctgattgaagaggaaaaggCCATTTGGCTAACATATTAAAGTTTATTGtctaaaatttattttgttagatgtggttgtaacttgaatatattgatgcaaactgttgcgtaaattttttttgtttggtctaaacaatatttttgtgGTGTAAGGAATAAAATGTTTTCGACTTTACTTTGCGAGCACGAGCATGATGTAAGTTGATGGCATCAGTGCAGCAGCTAAGTGAAACTGCTTATGAGACCCTTTCTTTGCTGATTTGTttgtgtttcattcattcattcattcaatcattcactcattcattcactcattcctttattcatcaggggtcgccacagtggaacgaacggCCATAtttcttctaaataaaaaaataccctttcttttttaaaacatattgtttattattattattattattagtagtagtggtagtagtggtagtagtagtattagtttctCACTGCTATATCTATTTTGTGTTCATGGTGTAAACTTTACAAATTCTTTGACTACACATTTTTAAGATATTTGTCATGACAATAAAACAAGATTAAATTGATTTGAATTGAACTGAAgtgaatggggtatatgccgaagcatgctaataggacttttaatttgccagtaacctgggttaggCGCTTTcggcgaactgtatgccaatgcaaaaaccggcgcgtttaaggtctgttttctttaaaaatcagcgatcagcgagtgatatccgatataaagcgagtctcagattgtacaagtagcactgcattaaattacatttttccctgCTATGCCTttgtaatatgagcatttattttactccagtatattcaatggagcttctgcgctgcATGGCCTgtcgattctgacgggcgcgtgcgagtaaacggctatAGTGAAATTGATAAGAAGGTTGCCTGTTCGAGCTTGCCTTGGTCAGTttgtgattaataaagggactaagccgaaaacaaaatgaatgaatgaacactcaAGCACTGGTATtcacaaataaacaattaaagctgtttaaattcaattaaatttaatttaattcatgtttaattAAAGCTGGGAGATTCTTACATCGGTAAATGTGCCAATGGCCAAATCGAAAGTGAAAGTATGAAGTTGTGACAAGTTTACTGTACTATAAGACAGATCATTAATTTTAAGAAGTGAAGCTGTGCTGTTCAACTTGAAATGTGTCTACTACTGGCATATTACTAAAAAGCAAATCACCATCAGTGTGATGATCGAAAAACAGCAATATTAAACAACGTCTTAACCTTTGTGCTGAGTTGACTATGAGTACGTTTCAGTAACTTGCTTATTTATACCTGCTCTTTTTCTTATAGACActgatgcttttttttaaataagcacatTTCATAGCTCCTGCACACGCCTGATGGTTGTATTTTGTTTACTGTGGCATTGTGTGTGTGATTCATTATTTATGTTATGTCGCTGCGTTTTTCCTATACACTATCACCAAACTCTGATTTTTTATGTTTGGTTTGTTCAAGCTTGAACTCCTTTGACGGAAAGCGTAGGAGGAGGTTGTTTATTTCCTCTCTAAATGTGTTCCACCTTATTGTTCAGTCAGGGAGAAAAGGAAGGGCCTATGTAATTTGTGGAAGTTTCGTTTTTGTCAGGTTGTCTGCCATTTTTAGgtatatgctttttttttgtcctgAACCTTTTGAAGAAATGAAGAGTTCATAAAGAAATgattcaacttttattatttttatgaattgtgtgtgtgtgtgtgtgtttgagtgtggaTTTTATACACTGTTTATAGAGATTCTAACAGATTTTTGTGCTGCCCAGTGCTCACCCAGATCTCAATCCCACAGTAGTCAGTATGGCATATCAAATATCTCTGTCCAAATCCAGATGAATTTTAATTTGGAATAATGTTGTTGATATGGCACGTAATGCTCTGCTATCTTTTATaagtataatgtttttatttacaaaaattcaAATTTCCAGTGGGAGTAACAGATAATTGTGAAGCATTATGAAGTGTGGTGTTGCagtaaatatttatgttttagatAATTGGGATTAGATTAGTCATAAATGATTCCAATTGAAGTAAAACAGCAGTACAGCAGCAGTATAGAAGTATAACTGCAGTAAAATTAAGTACAATTGCAAAATTGCAAAGTTTAAATACAGATTAAATACagtacaataaagttcaacagcAGTATAAATTGCAGTAAATTGGAGTAAAAACAAGTAAACTCCGTCTTCACTGCACTCGCGCTGCTGTAGTCTAATATGCCAATAGTGTGTAAAAACTGTACTGCACTTGTGTTCCAATGGGATGTTTTTCAACATCTtccaagaatatatatatatatatatatatatatatatatatatatatatatatatatatatatatatatatatatatatatatatacttttttttttcaggtatgATTTTTGGATTCAAGGAATTTTTAATTAGAATTTGAAGAGTTTATTcccaaaaattattaattaaaataactgCAGTATAGTGAACAGTACAGCAGTTACTACTATATAATGCAATAAAGTTCAAGAGCAGTAAAATGTGCTGTACAACTGaatgactaaatgactaaatgaagaAACATAAAATAACCTAGAGGGCCCTTACAGAACATTACTGCAGTTTTAGTAAACTTCTGAAAGTGCAGTTATTTTGGACACAAAAACTGCATTATCTAAGTATATTGCAGAATtactgcaatacaactgaagtacaATACAACCAACTGCAGTACAACTAgtgcaatacaactgaagtacaATACAACCAACTGCAGTACAACTAgtgcaatacaactgaagtacaATACAACCAACTGCAGTACAACTAGTGCAATACAACTAAAGTACTACTTAAGTACAAATGCAGTGCAActactgcaatacaactgaagtactactGGAGTAAAAACGCATTACAACTACTGGAACAGCACTAAAGTGAAAGTACTACTATAATGCAGTACAACTACTGCAGTGGTTAAGTACTACTGCAGTACAACATGCCATACGGCTATTGCAATACAATTGAAGAACTTCTACTGTGCAACTGCAGCACAACTATTACTTTTCCCAGAAGACAATGATTTCCAAATGAGGGTTCAGTTTTCAGTTGTATTGCTGAAGTACTACTACAGTATATTGTATTGCACTTTTCAGAAGTATAACTAACGATAGAAAGGCATCTACAATACTGCAAGACGTAATAAAACTATTTTGCAATTTTAATACTTATGTACCCAAGTGCAATAAATGTATTGCAGTACATTATAGTAGTAGTATCACTTTAGTTGCACTGCATTTGTACTGTAGTAGTACTTTAGTTGTATTGCAGTAAGActgcaatatatttaaataaccgTTTTTCGTGTTCAAAAATAACTGCACTTTTCAGAAGTTGACTAAAACCGCAGAATCCCTTTAATAACTGCATTAagggagagaaaaaagaaaaaagagattAGAAGGTTAgatggtttcctccaggtgctccgatttcccccacagtccaaacacatacccAAGAAGGGAACTGAATGagttaaattgtctgtggtgtgtgtgtaaatgaaagagCGCATGGGTGTATCCCATTGTTGGATAACggttagaagggcatccgctgtgtaaaacatacgaaTAAAGGACTTAATTAAGGGTCTAagccaggcgtgtccaaactacggcccgcgggccatctgcggcccgcaaccagttttgtggcggcccgcgaggctttttataaatatcaatagaatctggcccgctatacaaaaatgaacgtaattcaataaataaccaccgggtgtcgctattacatgcattcaattaagcagcagttcttgttatgatctatctatctttctgtctgtctgtctgtctatatacacacagttgaagtctgaattattagcccctctttgatttatttcttcttttttaaatatttcccatgtgatgtttacagagcaaggacattttcacagtatgtctaataatattttttcttctggagaaagacttatttgttgtatttcggctagaataaaagcggttttaatttttttattaaccatttaaggtcaaaattattagccccttaagtcttcagaacaaaccattgtaataaaataacttgcctaattaccttaacttgtaacttgattaacttagttaagtctttaaatgtcactttaagctgtatagaagtgtcttaaaaatatctagtcaaatattatttattgtcatcatggcaaagattaaataaatcagttattagaaatgagttactaaaactaatatgtttagaaatgtgtggaaaaaaatctctccgttaaacagaaattgggcttTATAAACAGGGCTaacaatttaggggggctaacaattctgacttcaactgtatgcgtgtctgtgtgatgtgtgtaaaatttggcccgcgacaacgttgtttttttgcatctggccctcggcccaaaaagtttggacacccctggtctaagccgaaaagaatgatTGAAGATAACAGGAAATGGTTATAAACAAAGTCAGCAGCGGAAAGGGGGTTGGGTTAACAGTTCGAGGGGAAGTTTGCTGATTGGTTTGTAACGTGTTCAGTCTCCAGCCAATAGGACAGTTGCATGCTTTCTTTTAAAACGCGCGTCACAGACGCTTATGTTAGTGTTACAGAAGGTAGCTGAGAGACTATAGTGTGAATAAAATGAGCGGAAGAGGCAAAACAGGTGGAAAAGCCCGCGCCAAGGCCAAGACTCGCTCCTCTAGAGCAGGTCTGCAGTTCCCCGTTGGTCGCGTTCACAGACTTCTCCGCAAGGGTAACTATGCAGAGCGCGTCGGTGCCGGGGCTCCGGTGTACCTGGCCGCTGTGCTCGAGTATTTGACCGCTGAGATCCTGGAGTTGGCTGGAAACGCCGCTCGTGACAACAAGAAGACCCGCATCATCCCCCGACACCTTCAACTGGCCGTGCGCAATGATGAGGAGCTGAATAAGCTCCTGGGCGGAGTGACCATCGCTCAGGGCGGCGTGCTGCCCAACATCCAGGCCGTGCTGCTGCCCAAGAAGACCGAGAAGGCCGCCAAGAAGTAAACAAGGCGAAGATTGCTTCTAACccaaaggctcttttaagagccaccaATTTTCTCTTTAAAAGAGTGATTTACTTAGGGATCTAGCACTTTATTGGTATAGATGTTAGACGTACTGAAGTTTTGTACAAATAAACTTATGAAGGGATGAAATCAGCACATGTTGATAAACCGCGTTTTTTATTTTACTCGTTATATTTATTCATAATGAAGCTTTATGAAACTTCTCCATTCCCTCGAATTCAATACATATGTAGCCCATTCACACTAGTCACAGGCTTATCGAGCTGCACTGCAATAGGCAAGTTAAAGAGACATCTAaactaaattctatatatatatatttttttaagcgGATATATTAAGTTATAAAGTACTTTACGTTAAATTAATATGTATATTCAGTAAACCCGAcgttttaatacttttttcctttttttttttttacacagagctGAATAATGCACGATTAGGCGGGAGCTTGACGCTAAACCGACATTGATTCAAAAAGCAGAGACGTACAGTCATTGGTCAACTGTAGTAAAGTGAAGAAAGATGATGACCAATCAAATCATTTGAATTCACGCCGTCCAATGAGCTCGTGGCTGCTCTATGCTTTAAATACGTGACAACGAGCACTGGAGTTGTTTGTGTTCATTCAAGTATCCGAATTGCTTGTTTGCTGCAATGGCAAGAACTAAGCAGACCGCTCGTAAATCTACCGGAGGAAAGGCTCCAAGGAAGCAGCTTGCTACTAAAGCTGCCCGTAAAAGCGCACCGGCCACCGGAGGCGTCAAGAAGCCTCACCGTTACAGGCCCGGTACCGTGGCTCTGAGAGAAATTCGCCGTTATCAGAAGTCCACTGAGCTGCTGATCCGTAAACTGCCCTTCCAACGTCTGGTGAGAGAAATCGCTCAAGATTTCAAGACTGATCTGCGTTTCCAGAGCTCCGCCGTCATGGCTCTGCAGGAGGCTAGTGAGGCTTATCTGGTGGGTCTGTTTGAGGACACAAACCTGTGCGCCATCCACGCCAAGAGGGTCACCATCATGCCCAAAGACATCCAGCTGGCCCGCCGTATCCGCGGAGAGCGCGCTTAAACCTTTAAAGCACTAAACAcaaaggctcttttaagagccacccaTCTGACTTTATAAAAGAGGATATTTCAGTTGAACTTTGCTAAGACATGTAATTTTACCTCAGTCTGTTAAAGACTGGTGATTTGGTACAATTAAGTTATCCATCACTTCTGTTTGATCTAATAAACATCACAGCATCAGATGTGAACAAATCCTAACAAACGGCTATTGATAGACCTTTTTACCAATAATGTAAGGTGGCGTTAATGGCCTATATTATTTTGCAATGAAAGTAAAAATGAGGATTAAAGAAATGCGTTTAACTGACAAGCATGCATACGATGATATAACATAAAATTTAGCCAGGAAACGCaccaagaaactttttttttattgaaccgAAGTAAAATAACCACTGCAttaaaaagataatacaataacaaaaaaataaagtttttattttttttacaaagcctctattaagaaaaaaaaaagattggtcACAAGGTTTAAGAAACGTactaaaaataagtttaaaggaTTCATTATTGAACGAAATTTTAAACCAAGAAACAGTTCAGCATGGGTGGTGGTAAATGACGTCAAACACAAAGAAGTGGGCGGAGTCGAATTTTTTTAAAGCCTCTGATTTGCTCTCCTTCATTTCATCGATTGTTTGACCTGACCAACCAAATCATTCCAGGGGTAGGGCAGTGGATAAACCAATCAATAACCGCAGTCTTTTCTATGTCAAATTAGCATACGCTGTGTATAAAAGCAAGTGCATTCCGTTGAAGAAAGTACATCCAGAAAACTATAAACGACGATCATGCCTGAACCAGCAAAGACCGCACCCAAGAAAGGTTCCAAGAAGGCGGTAACTAAAACCGCCGGCAAAGGAGGAAAGAAGCGCAAGAGGACAAGGAAGGAGAGCTATGCCATCTACGTGTACAAGGTGCTGAAACAGGTTCATCCTGATACTGGAATCTCCTCTAAAGCGATGGGTATCATGAACTCGTTCGTCAACGACATCT contains:
- the hist1h2a11 gene encoding histone cluster 1 H2A family member 11, whose amino-acid sequence is MSGRGKTGGKARAKAKTRSSRAGLQFPVGRVHRLLRKGNYAERVGAGAPVYLAAVLEYLTAEILELAGNAARDNKKTRIIPRHLQLAVRNDEELNKLLGGVTIAQGGVLPNIQAVLLPKKTEKAAKK
- the LOC137496134 gene encoding histone H3 — protein: MARTKQTARKSTGGKAPRKQLATKAARKSAPATGGVKKPHRYRPGTVALREIRRYQKSTELLIRKLPFQRLVREIAQDFKTDLRFQSSAVMALQEASEAYLVGLFEDTNLCAIHAKRVTIMPKDIQLARRIRGERA